The Candidatus Delongbacteria bacterium genome has a segment encoding these proteins:
- a CDS encoding oligosaccharide flippase family protein, producing MRSENNSYKQIVKATSIFGGVQFFQIVVQIIQTKLIVILIGPIGIGIYDLLNSTIQLVNSFTNFSLRTSAVKTISQPDSNVGQVIFVLKRIVWGTGILGILVMIIFSDILSLWSFGSTDYRLSIIWISITLLITQISTAQIAILQAFRKYKMIAQSALSGSIIGLFISIPIYFYFKIDGVVPVIILSSISSMLRSWYYVKKLSIIEFKPTRQEFFVHFKEIISLGIVLSLSGILVNISNYGIRLYISDIGGLESVGLYASGYFLITKYVNLIFQAMGADFLPRLSASIKCTDLYNKIVNDQIEISMLLIFPLICFFIVFSDIIIVLLYSDQFLPIVSMVNFGMASMLVKAISWSIVFILVAKGETKVFSINEFFTIIHMFLFSLIGFKYFRFVGVGFSMIIGYSLYFIQVYIITKKMYGFKLNHTILKLLTIQFTIVSILLVISSLIVSNIKFLFCTIILIYSLYFTFRELNRRIDLKKIPKKLKILINKKSKQ from the coding sequence TTGAGAAGTGAAAATAATTCATATAAGCAGATTGTTAAAGCAACTTCTATTTTTGGTGGGGTTCAGTTTTTCCAGATTGTTGTACAAATAATTCAGACAAAATTGATTGTAATATTAATCGGTCCAATTGGTATTGGAATATATGACTTACTAAATTCTACAATTCAACTAGTAAATAGTTTCACAAATTTTAGCTTAAGAACTAGTGCAGTAAAAACGATATCTCAACCAGATTCAAATGTTGGACAAGTTATTTTTGTATTAAAAAGAATTGTTTGGGGTACTGGTATATTAGGCATTCTAGTAATGATTATATTTTCAGATATTTTAAGTTTATGGTCATTTGGGTCAACCGATTATAGATTATCTATTATTTGGATTTCAATTACATTACTAATTACTCAGATATCTACTGCACAAATAGCAATTTTACAAGCCTTTAGAAAATATAAAATGATTGCACAATCTGCTTTATCAGGTTCTATTATCGGATTATTTATTTCCATTCCTATATATTTTTATTTTAAAATAGATGGAGTCGTTCCCGTAATAATATTATCATCTATATCATCAATGCTTAGATCTTGGTATTATGTAAAAAAACTTAGTATTATAGAGTTTAAACCTACAAGACAAGAGTTTTTTGTTCATTTTAAAGAGATAATTTCTTTAGGAATTGTTCTGAGTTTAAGTGGAATTCTTGTTAATATTTCTAATTACGGTATTAGATTGTATATAAGTGACATTGGAGGTCTTGAGAGTGTTGGGCTGTATGCTTCTGGATATTTTCTTATTACTAAATATGTAAACTTAATTTTTCAGGCGATGGGGGCTGATTTTTTGCCAAGATTATCAGCATCAATTAAATGTACAGATTTATATAACAAAATCGTTAATGACCAAATAGAGATTTCAATGTTATTGATTTTCCCATTAATATGTTTTTTTATTGTTTTTTCTGATATCATTATTGTTTTATTATATTCAGATCAATTCCTTCCAATAGTTTCAATGGTAAATTTTGGAATGGCAAGCATGCTTGTTAAAGCAATCTCGTGGTCAATTGTTTTTATTTTAGTAGCAAAAGGAGAGACAAAAGTTTTTTCAATTAATGAGTTTTTTACCATAATTCACATGTTCTTATTTTCATTAATAGGATTCAAATATTTTAGATTCGTAGGAGTTGGCTTTTCTATGATTATAGGATATTCTCTCTATTTTATTCAAGTATACATCATAACAAAAAAGATGTATGGATTTAAACTTAATCACACCATTCTTAAATTGCTTACAATTCAATTCACAATAGTTTCAATTCTATTAGTAATTTCTAGCTTAATTGTTTCAAACATTAAATTTTTATTTTGTACAATAATTCTTATATATTCACTTTATTTTACATTTCGTGAATTAAATAGAAGAATAGACTTAAAAAAAATTCCGAAAAAATTAAAAATTTTAATTAACAAAAAGAGTAAACAATGA
- a CDS encoding glycosyltransferase: MSYLLVTPVKNEISNLEKLFSSILEQTIKPILWLILDDGSSDGSTEVILKMAKEHSFISYIILPPKNKRDLFWRYHKIMKFGFEKIVEIAKDKNLNWDYIGVLDGDISLEKSYFHTLLCKMDKDANLGVVSGEVKSLINDVYIIEERQMDRPCGAARLIKKEIYDKIGYPEEPGADGVISQKARELGFKTIVIKNIFLYQSRGTNSVASPKNNAIYQAEMKYYLGYSIWYAILKFFIMFFKKPHYPSFIFIYRFTYNKVIKKERTKDLQILNNRSNIIINRISNYFNKK; this comes from the coding sequence ATGTCATATCTTCTTGTTACACCTGTAAAAAACGAAATTAGTAATCTTGAAAAACTTTTTTCGTCAATACTTGAACAGACTATAAAACCTATTTTGTGGCTTATTTTAGATGATGGTAGTTCTGATGGGTCAACTGAAGTAATTTTAAAAATGGCAAAAGAACATAGCTTCATTTCTTACATCATATTACCTCCAAAAAATAAAAGGGATTTATTTTGGAGGTATCATAAAATAATGAAATTTGGATTTGAAAAAATAGTAGAAATTGCAAAAGATAAAAATCTAAATTGGGATTATATTGGTGTTCTTGATGGTGATATTAGTCTTGAAAAATCATACTTTCACACACTTCTATGCAAAATGGACAAAGATGCCAATTTAGGGGTTGTTAGTGGTGAAGTAAAATCTCTAATAAATGATGTTTATATAATTGAAGAAAGACAAATGGATAGACCATGTGGAGCTGCACGATTGATCAAAAAAGAAATTTATGATAAGATTGGTTATCCAGAAGAACCAGGAGCTGATGGAGTTATTAGTCAAAAGGCTCGGGAACTAGGCTTCAAAACAATTGTTATTAAAAATATTTTTCTGTATCAATCTAGAGGAACTAATAGCGTAGCCTCTCCTAAAAACAACGCTATATATCAAGCAGAAATGAAATATTATCTTGGTTATTCAATTTGGTATGCGATACTAAAATTTTTTATAATGTTTTTTAAAAAACCACATTATCCAAGTTTTATTTTTATTTATAGATTCACCTATAATAAAGTTATCAAAAAAGAACGTACGAAAGATTTGCAAATATTAAATAACAGAAGCAATATAATCATAAATAGAATTTCAAATTATTTCAATAAAAAATAA
- a CDS encoding DUF354 domain-containing protein produces MKILIDIGHPAHVHYFRNFIKIMESRGHKFKVIARKREIIFELLSHYGIKFHNRGRGSDSFIGKIVYMFFADILIFIKALRFKPDLFLSFSSPYAAQVSYLFRKPHIALNDTEHTDKTHSKFTYPFSANLITPKSYTNDIGEKHIRFNNIIESLYLHKTYFQPDKDIYKFLGIKENEEYVILRFVSWNAHHDFGQQGLSKKDKEELISILKVKFKVFISSEGKLEESLKQYQIKIPPYKMHDVLANASLFIGESGTMASESAVLGTYAVYINSLPLMCYLRLEQENNLLKHFSSTEDVVEYVRNLIQRNDLKEEALKNRDMMTKDFIDPTAFLIWFIENYPESVKFMKDNPDYQNKFKI; encoded by the coding sequence ATGAAGATACTAATTGATATTGGACACCCTGCCCATGTACATTATTTTAGAAATTTTATTAAAATAATGGAAAGTAGGGGGCATAAGTTTAAAGTTATTGCCAGGAAAAGAGAAATAATATTCGAATTGCTATCACATTATGGTATAAAATTTCATAATAGAGGAAGAGGTAGTGATAGTTTTATCGGGAAAATAGTTTATATGTTTTTTGCAGATATTCTAATTTTTATAAAGGCATTAAGATTTAAACCAGATTTGTTTTTAAGTTTTAGCTCTCCATATGCAGCACAAGTTTCTTACCTTTTTAGGAAGCCACACATTGCTTTGAATGATACTGAACACACCGATAAAACCCACTCAAAATTTACTTATCCATTTTCAGCTAATCTAATAACTCCAAAATCTTATACTAATGATATTGGGGAAAAACATATTAGATTTAATAATATCATAGAATCTTTATATCTTCATAAAACATATTTCCAACCGGATAAAGATATATATAAATTTCTTGGTATAAAAGAAAATGAAGAGTATGTGATATTGCGCTTTGTTTCTTGGAATGCTCATCACGATTTTGGTCAGCAAGGTTTATCAAAGAAGGATAAAGAAGAGCTTATTTCAATTTTAAAGGTTAAATTTAAAGTATTCATTTCTTCTGAAGGAAAATTGGAAGAATCATTAAAGCAATATCAGATTAAAATACCTCCATACAAAATGCATGATGTACTGGCAAATGCAAGTTTGTTTATTGGTGAAAGTGGAACAATGGCATCAGAGAGTGCAGTTTTAGGTACTTATGCTGTGTACATTAATTCATTACCTCTAATGTGTTATCTAAGATTAGAACAGGAGAATAACTTACTAAAACATTTCTCTTCTACAGAAGATGTGGTTGAATATGTAAGAAATTTAATCCAAAGAAATGATTTAAAAGAAGAAGCTTTAAAAAATCGAGATATGATGACAAAAGATTTTATTGACCCAACAGCTTTTTTGATATGGTTTATAGAAAACTACCCTGAAAGTGTAAAATTTATGAAAGATAATCCTGACTATCAAAATAAATTCAAAATTTGA
- a CDS encoding DegT/DnrJ/EryC1/StrS family aminotransferase has translation MMQFIDLNKQQQNVKESLDRRIQDVLNHGQYIHGPEVKELEEKLANFTNRKHAIAVANGSDALVLALMALEIGEGDAVFTPSFTFFASASCVPQVGATPVFVDIEKSSFNIDPKHLEKQIQKVIAEGKLKPKAIIAVDLFGLMANYEKLQSIAKKYDLYLIEDAAQSFGASQNGKKSCSYGVIATTSFFPAKPLGCYGDGGMIFTDDDKLNEMIRSLSVHGKGSDKYDNVRIGRNSRLDTLQAAILLAKFEVLEEEINKRQEVAKYYTERLKEYLLTPLIPMNNVSAWAQYTLRSGNRDGIMKSLNKAGIPSVIYYPKPLHLQTAFNYLKIESLPVTEKLVSEVFSIPFHPYMEKDEQDLVIKTILSDL, from the coding sequence ATTATGCAATTTATAGACTTAAATAAACAACAGCAAAATGTTAAAGAATCTCTTGATAGAAGGATTCAAGATGTTCTTAATCATGGGCAATATATACATGGTCCTGAAGTAAAAGAGTTAGAAGAGAAATTAGCTAATTTTACAAATCGTAAACATGCGATTGCTGTAGCAAATGGTTCTGATGCTCTAGTTTTGGCTTTAATGGCACTGGAAATAGGTGAAGGTGATGCCGTTTTTACACCTTCTTTTACTTTTTTTGCATCAGCTAGTTGTGTACCTCAAGTTGGGGCTACGCCAGTTTTCGTAGATATCGAAAAGAGTAGTTTTAATATTGATCCCAAACATTTAGAAAAACAGATTCAAAAAGTAATTGCCGAAGGGAAATTAAAACCTAAAGCGATAATTGCAGTTGATCTTTTCGGTTTGATGGCTAATTATGAAAAATTACAATCTATAGCCAAAAAATACGATCTTTATTTGATTGAAGATGCTGCTCAAAGCTTTGGTGCTTCCCAAAATGGTAAAAAATCTTGCTCATATGGGGTTATTGCTACTACAAGTTTTTTCCCAGCAAAGCCACTTGGATGTTATGGTGATGGTGGTATGATTTTTACAGATGATGATAAACTTAATGAGATGATAAGATCATTGAGTGTTCATGGTAAAGGGTCTGATAAATATGATAATGTTAGAATTGGAAGAAACAGTAGGCTGGATACATTACAAGCAGCTATTCTTTTAGCTAAATTTGAAGTATTGGAAGAAGAGATCAATAAAAGGCAAGAGGTTGCGAAGTATTACACAGAGAGGTTAAAGGAATATTTGCTTACACCATTAATCCCTATGAACAATGTTTCAGCTTGGGCTCAATATACTTTGCGATCGGGTAATAGGGATGGTATAATGAAATCTCTAAATAAAGCAGGAATACCATCGGTAATTTATTATCCAAAACCACTACATCTTCAGACTGCATTTAATTACCTAAAGATAGAGAGTTTACCAGTTACTGAGAAACTGGTTAGTGAAGTTTTCAGTATTCCATTCCATCCATATATGGAAAAAGATGAACAGGATTTGGTGATAAAAACAATATTGAGTGATTTGTAA
- a CDS encoding L-serine ammonia-lyase, whose translation MSFRSVTEVFKKAVGPSSSHTLGPLKAAGLFISTVYNSDILHEISNIQVELHGSFAYTGVGHLTHIAVSAGLSGFNIDRDIHPIRDNYMFLSLEKTIRDNNISIKFDPLTDIIYIKESCFELSHPNTLVFKAFDEKDNVKITKTYLSVGGGHIIEDGENQTTRIQRKLSKPVFYGFSDIIEYCKQNNINLIDFIYSNELDEHDKNRDEVDNYLRKMWTIMSDSVERGIKATGILSGPLKLRRKANEMYFNFINGIRQWNLLAKEITLVTIYGIAASEENADGGVVVTAPTCGSAGIIPAVLKILWEKFNLNEDKMIEALLISGFIGSIIIKLGSISGAEVGCQGEVGSASAMAAGAACYLMGGDIDQIECAAEIALEHHLGLICDPVGGLVQVPCVERNGVGAVSALNAANLALLSMKGHVVSFDEAVKTMKEVGVDMNCKYKETSLGGLAILGKC comes from the coding sequence ATGAGTTTTAGATCAGTAACAGAAGTTTTCAAAAAAGCAGTTGGACCAAGCTCCTCTCATACTTTGGGACCGCTGAAGGCTGCGGGATTATTTATTTCAACTGTTTACAATTCAGATATTCTTCACGAGATAAGTAATATCCAGGTTGAGCTTCATGGAAGTTTTGCTTATACAGGTGTTGGGCACCTCACTCATATTGCAGTTAGTGCAGGATTGAGTGGTTTTAATATTGACAGAGATATCCATCCAATTAGAGACAATTATATGTTTCTCAGTCTTGAAAAAACAATAAGAGATAACAATATATCTATTAAGTTTGATCCGTTAACTGATATTATTTACATAAAAGAGAGTTGTTTTGAACTTTCACATCCGAATACTCTCGTTTTTAAGGCTTTCGATGAAAAAGATAATGTTAAAATAACAAAAACTTATCTTTCTGTTGGTGGTGGACATATTATTGAAGATGGAGAAAATCAAACAACTAGAATACAGAGAAAACTCAGCAAACCTGTTTTTTATGGTTTTTCAGATATAATAGAATATTGCAAACAAAACAACATAAACCTTATTGATTTTATCTATTCAAATGAACTGGATGAGCATGATAAGAATAGAGATGAAGTAGATAACTACCTTAGAAAAATGTGGACTATTATGTCTGATAGCGTAGAGCGAGGGATAAAAGCAACTGGTATTTTAAGTGGTCCTTTAAAACTAAGGAGAAAAGCAAATGAGATGTATTTTAATTTCATTAATGGTATAAGACAGTGGAATCTACTTGCAAAAGAGATTACCCTTGTCACCATTTATGGTATTGCAGCTTCTGAAGAAAATGCCGATGGAGGGGTTGTTGTTACTGCTCCGACTTGTGGTTCAGCAGGAATAATACCAGCTGTACTTAAAATTCTTTGGGAAAAATTTAATTTAAATGAAGATAAAATGATTGAAGCCTTATTGATAAGCGGATTTATAGGCTCAATTATTATTAAACTAGGTTCAATATCGGGTGCTGAGGTTGGATGTCAAGGTGAAGTCGGTTCAGCAAGTGCAATGGCTGCTGGTGCAGCCTGTTATCTTATGGGTGGAGACATTGATCAAATAGAATGTGCAGCAGAGATAGCTTTGGAGCATCATCTTGGTTTAATTTGTGATCCAGTTGGAGGATTGGTTCAAGTTCCGTGTGTCGAAAGAAATGGCGTAGGAGCTGTTTCTGCACTTAATGCTGCCAACCTTGCTCTTCTATCAATGAAAGGACATGTTGTTAGTTTTGATGAGGCTGTAAAAACTATGAAAGAGGTTGGAGTTGACATGAATTGTAAATATAAAGAAACTTCACTGGGAGGTCTTGCAATTTTAGGGAAGTGTTAA
- a CDS encoding SDR family NAD(P)-dependent oxidoreductase, with translation MESMKNKIVFISGASSGIGKACAEIFAENECRLIICSRRFNVMEEIATDLKNKYGTEVLPLVLDVSNRKEVVEKIGSLPDDWRNVDILINNAGGALGMEKFQNGNFADWDQMIDTNVKGVLYLSRLLLPRMIENNSGHIINIGSIAGTAAYPNGAVYCAAKSAVKLISDGIRIDTVDTKIRVTNIQPGLVETNFSVVRFHGDEEKAANVYKGIESLTAEDIADLVLYIASVPSRVQICEVTVTPNNQANATSVFRI, from the coding sequence ATGGAATCGATGAAAAATAAGATTGTATTTATAAGCGGGGCAAGTTCTGGTATAGGAAAGGCATGTGCTGAAATATTTGCAGAAAATGAATGTCGTCTAATTATTTGTTCAAGAAGATTTAACGTTATGGAAGAGATTGCTACAGATTTGAAAAATAAATATGGAACAGAAGTATTGCCACTTGTTTTAGATGTTTCTAATCGAAAAGAAGTAGTAGAGAAAATAGGTAGTCTTCCTGATGATTGGAGAAATGTAGATATTTTAATCAATAATGCAGGCGGTGCTTTGGGAATGGAAAAATTTCAAAATGGGAATTTTGCTGATTGGGATCAGATGATTGATACTAACGTAAAAGGTGTTTTGTATCTAAGTAGATTATTGCTGCCTCGGATGATAGAGAATAATAGTGGCCATATAATAAATATCGGATCTATAGCTGGTACGGCTGCTTATCCAAATGGTGCGGTTTATTGTGCAGCAAAATCAGCTGTAAAATTAATTAGCGATGGAATTAGAATTGATACAGTAGACACTAAAATTCGAGTTACTAATATTCAACCTGGACTTGTAGAGACAAATTTTAGTGTAGTTAGATTTCATGGTGATGAAGAGAAAGCTGCAAATGTTTATAAGGGAATAGAATCTTTGACAGCCGAAGATATAGCAGATCTAGTTCTATATATAGCTTCAGTTCCATCAAGAGTACAGATCTGTGAAGTAACTGTAACACCAAATAATCAGGCTAATGCCACCTCAGTTTTTAGAATTTAA
- a CDS encoding DUF3369 domain-containing protein: MNDEILFLDDNVADANPSHFRYWKVLIVDDDDEIHAITKLVLSDYTFEDRKLKFYDAYSGKEAIDILNKDDDIALVLLDVVMETEDAGLITVMKIRNELTNRRVRIILRTGQPGQAPEMDVIRNYDINDYKEKTELTSQKLLTTVTAALRSYRDIKIIEQNKLGLEQIIKASSQLNETGRLREFVSGVLRQMVSILNLEGHSLYIQASTLALGESNGKFRILAGSGKYENMPSENFMEQLSEELKYRINTSFKEKKSAFYDDCFVGYFTSSNNVKYILYLGGSSKFTDLDKELIKIFSQNVALAFEKMSLSKDLMMAQKELIYILGETVESRSQETSNHVRRVANYSFLMAMLIGLKEDDAEIIKNASPLHDLGKIAISDSILKKKGPLTPEEMAIMKSHTVIGHEILRKSSGEVMRVAAQIAYEHHEKWNGKGYPQGISSDKISIAGRIVCVCDVFDALSTKRSYKKEWSISDVTEYMKKESGVTFDPYLVTVLIKNLDQFLVLKDKFR, translated from the coding sequence ATGAATGATGAAATTTTGTTTCTTGATGACAATGTTGCAGATGCAAATCCATCACACTTTAGATATTGGAAAGTGTTGATTGTAGATGATGACGATGAAATTCACGCAATTACAAAACTTGTTTTGTCAGATTATACTTTTGAAGATAGAAAATTAAAGTTTTATGATGCATATAGTGGTAAAGAAGCCATTGATATTCTAAATAAAGATGATGATATCGCCTTGGTTCTTTTGGACGTAGTAATGGAAACCGAAGACGCAGGACTTATAACTGTTATGAAAATAAGAAATGAACTAACAAATAGAAGAGTTAGAATCATTTTAAGAACTGGTCAACCTGGTCAAGCCCCTGAAATGGATGTTATTAGAAATTATGATATCAATGATTACAAAGAAAAAACAGAGTTAACTTCGCAAAAATTACTTACTACAGTGACAGCAGCTCTAAGATCTTACAGGGATATTAAAATTATTGAACAAAATAAGCTTGGTTTGGAACAGATAATAAAAGCTTCGTCACAGCTTAATGAAACTGGAAGGCTTAGAGAATTTGTTTCTGGTGTTTTAAGACAGATGGTATCAATATTGAATCTCGAAGGCCATTCTCTTTATATTCAGGCTTCAACATTAGCATTAGGTGAAAGTAATGGAAAATTCCGGATACTTGCAGGAAGCGGAAAATATGAAAACATGCCAAGTGAAAATTTTATGGAACAACTATCGGAAGAGCTGAAGTATAGAATTAACACTTCTTTCAAAGAGAAGAAATCTGCTTTTTATGATGACTGTTTTGTAGGATATTTTACGAGTTCAAATAATGTAAAATATATACTTTATCTTGGTGGTAGTAGTAAATTTACAGATCTTGATAAAGAGCTTATAAAGATTTTTTCACAAAATGTAGCTCTCGCTTTTGAGAAAATGAGTTTGAGTAAAGATTTGATGATGGCTCAAAAAGAGCTTATATACATCTTGGGTGAGACGGTTGAATCTCGCTCTCAAGAAACTTCTAATCACGTAAGACGTGTTGCAAACTATTCATTTCTTATGGCAATGCTAATTGGCTTAAAAGAGGACGATGCTGAAATAATTAAAAATGCTTCTCCTTTGCATGATCTTGGAAAAATTGCAATATCTGATTCCATTTTAAAGAAAAAAGGTCCTCTTACGCCTGAAGAGATGGCTATTATGAAGAGCCATACAGTTATTGGACATGAGATTTTAAGAAAATCTAGTGGAGAAGTTATGAGAGTTGCTGCTCAAATAGCTTACGAACATCATGAGAAATGGAACGGGAAAGGCTATCCACAAGGAATTTCGTCAGATAAAATTTCGATAGCTGGTAGAATAGTTTGTGTTTGTGATGTTTTTGATGCCCTATCTACAAAGAGAAGTTATAAAAAGGAGTGGTCAATATCTGACGTAACTGAATATATGAAAAAGGAAAGTGGGGTTACTTTTGATCCATATTTAGTCACAGTTCTTATAAAAAATTTGGATCAATTTCTGGTTTTAAAAGATAAATTTAGATAG
- a CDS encoding HAMP domain-containing histidine kinase — MKLSIKLVLTMVSAILLLNILYFIFRISFISNDLENQFIKRMDNTLYTTIEGSKQSIYNLDLKNLNYFINTIFMDESVIAIIFESKKYVTSAYIKDEPLRIYNNVKKSDINLKFDDETVIREGVVAYNNLNEKVTIYFTKKFMKKGLAILILNQVYEFLITILLLIIFLYMAVRIIILKPIANLTNMSETLRKNLLEIRKALAEENYGMKIIELIGETIITQKKIYSDEFGFLQQTMIELAQTIQNSIRVIIKHAETLEKINNDLELTVIQRTEELQNSNDALLDTIESLKRAQNQIIQQEKMASLGSLVAGIAHEINTPVGIGVTAASHLIEKTSEINDKFQRAAMSKTELMSYFAVAQDSSKMILNNLSRAAELINSFKKVAVDQTSEAQRKFNFYQYLNEIILSLKPKLKKTKHNIEIDMANDLEIYSYPGVFSQIFTNLIMNSLTHGFENIESGVISIEAQKINNELRLIYKDNGKGADTNVVKKIFDPFFTTKRGSGGSGLGMNITYNLVVEKLKGSIVCRSEQNRYMEFEIYVPLND, encoded by the coding sequence ATGAAGCTTTCCATCAAGCTGGTGTTAACTATGGTTTCTGCAATTCTATTGTTAAATATTTTGTATTTTATCTTTCGAATTTCATTTATTAGCAATGATCTGGAGAATCAATTTATAAAGAGAATGGACAATACCTTATATACAACTATAGAAGGGTCTAAACAATCGATTTATAATTTGGATTTGAAAAACTTGAATTATTTTATAAACACCATTTTTATGGATGAGTCTGTGATAGCAATTATTTTCGAATCAAAGAAATATGTAACAAGTGCATACATAAAAGATGAACCTCTGAGAATATACAATAATGTTAAAAAATCAGACATAAATCTCAAGTTTGATGATGAAACAGTGATTAGAGAAGGTGTCGTGGCTTATAATAATTTAAATGAAAAAGTTACAATTTACTTTACCAAAAAGTTCATGAAAAAAGGTCTTGCTATTTTAATCCTTAATCAAGTGTATGAATTCTTAATAACCATTTTGTTGTTAATAATTTTCTTATATATGGCTGTAAGAATTATAATTTTAAAACCTATTGCCAACTTGACTAATATGTCAGAAACTTTAAGAAAAAATCTTCTTGAAATCAGAAAAGCTTTAGCCGAAGAAAACTATGGCATGAAAATTATAGAACTCATAGGTGAAACAATAATTACTCAAAAGAAGATATATAGTGATGAGTTTGGTTTCCTGCAACAAACAATGATTGAATTAGCTCAAACAATACAAAATTCTATAAGAGTGATTATTAAACATGCCGAAACACTTGAAAAAATAAATAATGATCTTGAACTTACTGTAATTCAGAGAACAGAGGAGTTGCAGAATTCTAACGATGCATTACTTGACACTATCGAATCTTTAAAAAGAGCACAAAATCAAATTATACAGCAGGAAAAAATGGCTAGTTTGGGTAGTTTAGTTGCAGGTATTGCTCACGAGATAAATACTCCGGTTGGTATTGGTGTTACTGCCGCATCTCACCTGATTGAAAAGACAAGTGAGATTAATGATAAATTTCAAAGAGCGGCGATGTCTAAAACTGAGTTAATGTCTTATTTTGCGGTTGCACAGGACAGTTCAAAGATGATTTTGAATAATTTGTCTAGAGCTGCAGAGTTGATTAACAGTTTTAAAAAAGTTGCAGTAGATCAAACAAGTGAAGCTCAACGAAAATTTAATTTTTATCAATATTTAAATGAGATCATCCTTTCTTTAAAACCGAAGCTGAAAAAGACAAAACATAATATAGAGATTGATATGGCAAATGATCTGGAGATTTATAGTTATCCTGGTGTTTTCTCCCAGATTTTTACTAATCTTATCATGAATTCCTTAACTCATGGTTTTGAAAATATTGAAAGTGGAGTAATATCAATAGAAGCCCAAAAGATAAATAATGAATTACGACTTATTTATAAAGACAATGGTAAAGGTGCCGACACCAATGTTGTAAAAAAGATTTTTGATCCCTTCTTTACAACAAAAAGAGGAAGTGGAGGCTCTGGATTAGGAATGAACATTACCTATAATTTGGTTGTGGAAAAATTGAAAGGATCAATAGTTTGCAGAAGTGAGCAGAATCGATATATGGAATTTGAAATATACGTACCACTAAATGATTGA